One Deltaproteobacteria bacterium genomic region harbors:
- the frr gene encoding ribosome recycling factor produces the protein MAEKVYKETSEKMEKAIEALKKDLSRIRTGRASVSLLDGLRVQYYGSQVPLNQVASIAVPESRLITIQPWDIKAIGDIEKAILKSELGLNPINDGKIIRINIPQLTEERRRDLVKVIKKIAEESRVALRNIRRESNESFKELKKDKTISEDGFFKGQEEIQKITNDFIERVDRISEEKEKEILSF, from the coding sequence ATGGCGGAGAAGGTATACAAAGAGACCAGTGAAAAAATGGAGAAGGCCATTGAGGCCTTAAAAAAAGACTTGAGCCGTATTCGCACCGGGAGGGCGTCGGTTTCCCTGTTGGACGGGCTTCGGGTCCAATATTACGGGAGCCAGGTCCCTTTAAACCAGGTGGCCTCCATAGCCGTTCCGGAAAGCCGGTTGATTACGATTCAACCTTGGGATATCAAAGCCATCGGCGATATTGAAAAAGCTATTCTTAAATCCGAACTGGGACTCAACCCTATCAACGATGGAAAAATTATTCGCATCAATATCCCCCAGTTGACCGAAGAAAGACGCCGCGATCTGGTGAAGGTAATCAAAAAAATAGCCGAGGAATCCAGGGTAGCCTTAAGAAATATACGCCGGGAATCCAACGAATCCTTCAAAGAACTTAAAAAAGACAAGACCATTTCCGAAGATGGATTTTTTAAAGGCCAGGAAGAGATCCAGAAGATTACCAATGATTTTATTGAAAGAGTGGACCGGATCAGCGAAGAGAAGGAAAAAGAGATTTTGTCCTTTTAA
- a CDS encoding UMP kinase, whose protein sequence is MALSKTKYKKILLKLSGEALAGDKGFGIDVKVLAKTAKEIKEVVTLGAQIGIVVGGGNIFRGVAASARGMDRIQADYLGMLATLFNAVAIKESLKNEKIQAQVLSALPVQGLTEAYIPQSAKVLLEKGTVLLLAAGTGNPFFTTDTAAALRASELGAEVILKATQVDGVYDQDPKLNPEAKIYSEISYSQFLQSHLQVMDATAVSLARENNIPIVVFNGLIKGNLKKIILGSRIGTLIKG, encoded by the coding sequence ATGGCCTTAAGCAAAACCAAATATAAAAAAATTCTATTGAAACTGAGCGGTGAGGCCCTGGCCGGCGACAAAGGTTTTGGTATCGATGTCAAGGTGTTGGCCAAGACCGCCAAGGAAATTAAAGAGGTCGTTACCCTGGGCGCCCAAATCGGGATCGTCGTCGGTGGAGGAAATATCTTCCGCGGGGTGGCCGCCAGTGCCCGCGGTATGGACCGGATTCAGGCGGACTATCTGGGGATGTTGGCCACCCTGTTTAATGCCGTGGCCATTAAAGAGTCTTTGAAAAATGAAAAAATACAGGCCCAGGTCTTGTCGGCCCTGCCGGTTCAGGGGTTGACCGAAGCCTATATTCCCCAATCGGCTAAGGTTCTGCTGGAAAAGGGGACGGTCCTGTTACTGGCGGCCGGGACCGGTAATCCCTTTTTTACCACCGACACCGCGGCGGCCTTAAGGGCCTCCGAACTGGGTGCGGAAGTCATCTTGAAAGCTACCCAGGTGGATGGGGTCTATGATCAGGATCCTAAATTGAACCCAGAGGCCAAAATTTATTCTGAAATAAGTTATTCCCAATTCTTGCAGAGTCACCTTCAGGTTATGGATGCTACAGCCGTTTCTTTAGCCAGGGAAAACAATATCCCTATCGTCGTCTTTAATGGCCTGATAAAAGGGAACTTAAAAAAGATCATCCTGGGATCCCGGATTGGGACCTTGATAAAGGGGTAA
- the tsf gene encoding translation elongation factor Ts — translation MNITSELVKALREKTMAGMMDCKEALKAAEGDMEKAVEYLRKKGLATAQKRAGRTTSQGQVGSYIHGGGKIGVMVEVNCETDFVGRTDQFGELVHNLAMHIAAANPVCVRREDMPAELLEKEKEIYRAQAKETGKPEKVIEKIVEGKVEKYFKEACLMEQPYVKNPDVSITDLLNEKVSQIGESITIRRFARYQLGEE, via the coding sequence TTGAATATAACATCAGAATTAGTCAAGGCCCTTCGTGAAAAGACTATGGCCGGAATGATGGATTGCAAAGAGGCCTTAAAAGCGGCCGAGGGCGATATGGAAAAAGCAGTTGAATATTTGCGTAAAAAAGGCCTGGCCACTGCTCAAAAAAGGGCCGGCCGGACTACTTCTCAAGGACAGGTTGGTTCCTATATCCATGGTGGAGGGAAGATCGGGGTCATGGTGGAGGTCAATTGTGAAACCGATTTTGTCGGTCGAACCGATCAGTTTGGAGAACTGGTCCATAACCTGGCCATGCATATAGCCGCTGCTAATCCGGTTTGTGTTCGCCGGGAAGATATGCCGGCCGAACTCCTGGAAAAGGAGAAGGAGATCTACCGGGCCCAGGCCAAGGAGACCGGAAAGCCGGAAAAGGTCATTGAGAAGATCGTGGAAGGTAAAGTGGAAAAATATTTTAAAGAGGCCTGCTTGATGGAGCAGCCTTATGTTAAAAATCCGGACGTTTCCATCACCGACCTGTTGAATGAAAAGGTCTCTCAAATCGGGGAAAGTATCACCATACGGCGTTTTGCCCGATATCAGTTAGGGGAAGAGTAA
- the rpsB gene encoding 30S ribosomal protein S2 — MSYVSMKQLLEAGVHFGHQTKRWNPKMKPYIYGARNGIYIIDLQKTVNLFKTAYDFVVDTVAQGGSVLFVGTKKQAQESIKEETERCGMFFVNHRWLGGTLTNFVTIRLGIERLKYLERIKADGTIQRFPKKEIINMDREYVKLLRNLGGIKELESLPKAIFVIDPRKERIAILEAKKLGIPLVSVVDTNCDPDEIDYIIPGNDDAIRAIRLITSKIADACLEGKTKREEAQQAEIDKEVFVEESPAETGAPGMKKGESPQGPAGPEVIIIRKLEEIPAQGGAES, encoded by the coding sequence ATGTCGTATGTTTCCATGAAACAGTTGTTGGAGGCCGGGGTCCATTTCGGTCACCAGACCAAACGATGGAATCCCAAAATGAAGCCTTATATTTATGGGGCCAGAAATGGGATTTACATTATTGATCTGCAGAAAACCGTTAATCTTTTTAAAACCGCTTATGATTTTGTGGTGGATACCGTAGCCCAGGGAGGGTCGGTTCTCTTTGTGGGGACCAAGAAACAAGCCCAGGAATCCATAAAAGAAGAAACCGAGCGTTGCGGAATGTTTTTTGTCAACCACCGCTGGTTGGGGGGGACATTGACCAATTTTGTAACCATTCGCCTGGGAATAGAACGCCTGAAATACCTCGAAAGGATCAAGGCCGATGGAACGATTCAGCGATTTCCCAAGAAAGAAATCATCAATATGGATCGGGAGTATGTTAAGCTGCTCCGTAACCTGGGCGGAATCAAAGAACTGGAGAGCCTCCCCAAAGCCATTTTTGTTATAGATCCCCGAAAGGAAAGGATCGCCATCCTGGAGGCCAAGAAATTGGGGATCCCGCTGGTTTCGGTTGTCGATACCAATTGTGATCCCGATGAAATCGATTATATCATCCCTGGTAATGATGACGCCATTCGGGCTATTCGATTGATCACTTCAAAAATAGCCGATGCCTGTTTGGAAGGTAAGACCAAAAGGGAAGAGGCGCAACAGGCCGAGATAGACAAAGAGGTCTTTGTTGAGGAGTCCCCCGCTGAAACCGGGGCGCCGGGAATGAAAAAGGGCGAAAGTCCTCAAGGTCCGGCCGGTCCGGAAGTGATAATCATCCGAAAATTGGAAGAAATACCAGCCCAGGGAGGAGCGGAAAGTTGA
- a CDS encoding methylated-DNA--[protein]-cysteine S-methyltransferase — MGRTTVFYDSKAFPLLGRVYVAATEKGLCALSLPGHPVESFFQKILSHFQPHFFTQLPDPFQDLYHQLDQYLVGRKMVFEIPLDLEGTPFQRQVWEALTAIPYGETRSYGEIARAIGRPKAGRAVGQANHNNPIPIVVPCHRVIGSRGDLVGYGSGLPLKEKLLALEREAVGMLDT, encoded by the coding sequence ATGGGCAGGACGACGGTATTTTATGACAGCAAGGCGTTTCCCCTCCTGGGGCGCGTCTATGTAGCTGCTACGGAGAAAGGTCTATGCGCCCTTTCCTTGCCGGGCCACCCGGTTGAATCCTTTTTTCAAAAGATCCTGTCCCATTTTCAGCCCCATTTTTTTACCCAGCTCCCAGACCCCTTTCAGGATCTCTATCATCAGTTGGATCAATATCTGGTCGGCAGGAAGATGGTTTTCGAAATTCCCCTGGACCTGGAAGGAACTCCCTTTCAACGGCAAGTCTGGGAGGCCTTAACAGCCATCCCTTATGGGGAAACCCGCAGTTATGGGGAAATAGCCCGGGCCATCGGTCGTCCCAAGGCCGGCCGGGCCGTCGGCCAGGCCAATCATAATAACCCGATTCCTATCGTGGTCCCTTGTCATCGGGTGATCGGTTCCCGGGGGGACCTGGTGGGCTATGGCAGCGGACTGCCGCTTAAGGAGAAACTACTGGCGTTAGAAAGGGAAGCTGTCGGGATGCTGGATACTTGA
- a CDS encoding TIGR01212 family radical SAM protein (This family includes YhcC from E. coli K-12, an uncharacterized radical SAM protein.), with protein MNNQPYNRYAAYLTQTFGCRVQKISLDAGLTCPNRDGSKGTGGCLYCNAQGSGTGVYSETPSIEQQLRQGKSFLSSRYGAKKFIAYFQSFTNTYGPLKILESLYREALSVEDVVGLSVGTRPDCISPEILDLLAGFQSSHLVWIEYGLQSFHPQTLQLINRGHTIEDFILAVEETRKRNINICAHVILGLPGEGLKECLYTADRLAELDIQGLKIHSLFINQGTLLEKWWRQGRYHPLQQDQYVDWACRFLEHCPPHWIIQRLTGDPHPKQLAAPLWALEKQKTLKMIQDWFQRTGSFQGAEWLKGASLEDRCA; from the coding sequence ATGAATAATCAACCCTATAACCGTTATGCCGCCTATCTGACCCAGACCTTCGGCTGTCGGGTTCAGAAGATTTCCTTAGACGCCGGTTTGACCTGCCCGAACCGCGACGGGTCCAAAGGGACCGGCGGATGTCTGTATTGTAATGCCCAGGGTTCCGGGACAGGGGTCTATTCAGAGACGCCTTCAATTGAGCAGCAGCTCAGGCAGGGGAAAAGTTTTTTAAGCAGCCGTTATGGGGCCAAAAAATTTATCGCCTATTTTCAGTCTTTCACCAACACCTACGGCCCGTTGAAAATCTTAGAATCATTATATCGGGAGGCTTTATCCGTGGAAGACGTGGTCGGCTTGTCGGTGGGGACCCGGCCGGACTGCATCAGCCCTGAGATCCTCGATCTTTTAGCGGGTTTTCAGTCCTCCCATCTGGTTTGGATCGAATACGGCCTTCAATCTTTTCATCCCCAAACTTTACAATTGATCAACCGGGGTCACACGATTGAGGATTTCATTCTGGCCGTGGAAGAAACCCGGAAACGGAATATCAACATTTGCGCTCACGTCATCCTGGGTCTGCCGGGAGAAGGATTGAAAGAATGCCTTTATACGGCCGACCGGTTGGCCGAACTGGATATACAGGGATTGAAAATCCATTCACTGTTTATCAATCAGGGGACCTTATTAGAAAAATGGTGGCGACAAGGGAGATATCATCCTCTTCAGCAGGATCAATATGTAGATTGGGCCTGCCGGTTTTTAGAACACTGCCCACCCCATTGGATTATCCAGCGTTTAACGGGCGACCCCCATCCCAAGCAGTTGGCCGCCCCGCTTTGGGCCTTGGAAAAACAAAAGACTTTAAAGATGATCCAGGATTGGTTTCAGAGAACCGGCAGCTTCCAGGGGGCTGAATGGCTGAAGGGCGCTTCGCTTGAGGACCGCTGCGCTTGA
- a CDS encoding aminopeptidase P family protein: MTYSPLPIAYSLSIKKKDGREKLRSKKGNPMNPNDAPSLLFVPSTEIETRIRCIQDQMVQEGLDGILICQNVDLFYYSGTMQPGFLYIPNEEEPVFLVKKNLERAMEESALNNIVALSSPKEIPSSLAERGLPLPQVLGLEMDVLPANGYFQFKNIFKKSRILDASILIRKCRMIKSPWEIDNMHQAAQMMDRMIREVPGILRPGMLEIELAGLLEAFLRKEGHQGFIRSRGFNQEIFYGHLLSGPEGAKPSYIDSPSGGLGLGPAFAQGAGLKPIRERQPISIDYVGCYNGYLVDQTRMLSIGKPPAPVEEAFQAVIRIQESIKLMAQPGMPCDQVYYRAFDEANRLGYKSEFMGAGLDQLSYIGHGLGLELDELPIVGKKFDWLLEAGMVIALEPKILLPGYGLVGIENTFYMTETGLKPITTAPDEFQIL; encoded by the coding sequence TTGACCTATAGCCCATTGCCCATAGCCTATAGCCTGTCCATTAAAAAAAAAGATGGTCGTGAAAAACTCAGATCAAAGAAGGGAAACCCGATGAACCCGAATGATGCCCCTTCTCTTTTATTTGTACCTTCCACGGAAATAGAGACCCGGATTCGCTGTATCCAGGACCAGATGGTCCAGGAAGGGCTGGATGGGATCTTGATTTGTCAAAACGTGGACCTTTTTTACTACTCCGGCACCATGCAACCGGGTTTTCTCTACATTCCCAACGAGGAAGAACCGGTCTTCCTGGTCAAAAAGAACCTGGAACGGGCCATGGAAGAATCTGCTCTGAATAACATCGTCGCCCTATCCTCTCCCAAGGAAATCCCTTCTTCTTTGGCCGAAAGGGGCCTTCCGCTTCCTCAGGTACTGGGCCTGGAAATGGATGTCCTGCCGGCCAATGGATATTTTCAATTTAAGAATATTTTTAAAAAATCCCGTATCCTGGATGCCTCTATCCTGATTCGCAAATGCCGGATGATTAAATCCCCCTGGGAAATAGACAATATGCATCAGGCAGCCCAAATGATGGACAGGATGATCCGGGAAGTCCCCGGGATCTTAAGGCCGGGGATGTTGGAAATAGAGCTGGCCGGGTTGCTGGAGGCCTTCCTGCGTAAAGAAGGTCACCAGGGCTTTATAAGAAGCCGGGGATTTAACCAGGAGATCTTTTATGGTCACCTCCTTTCAGGTCCGGAAGGGGCCAAACCTTCTTATATCGATTCTCCTTCCGGGGGATTGGGCCTTGGTCCGGCCTTTGCTCAAGGGGCGGGGTTGAAGCCCATCCGGGAACGGCAACCCATCAGTATTGATTATGTGGGTTGTTATAACGGCTATCTGGTTGACCAAACCCGTATGCTTTCCATAGGCAAACCGCCGGCGCCGGTCGAAGAGGCCTTTCAGGCCGTTATCCGGATTCAGGAATCCATAAAATTAATGGCCCAGCCAGGGATGCCTTGCGATCAGGTCTATTATCGGGCTTTTGATGAAGCCAACCGTTTGGGATATAAGTCCGAATTCATGGGTGCGGGTCTTGACCAGTTGTCTTATATCGGACACGGCCTGGGGCTTGAATTGGATGAGCTCCCGATAGTTGGGAAAAAATTCGATTGGTTATTGGAAGCCGGAATGGTTATTGCCCTGGAACCCAAGATACTCCTGCCCGGATATGGGTTGGTGGGGATCGAAAACACCTTTTACATGACCGAGACAGGCCTCAAGCCCATCACTACCGCCCCGGACGAATTCCAGATACTATAA
- a CDS encoding FAD-dependent oxidoreductase, which produces MAKQIVIIGAVALGPKVACRAHRMDPTARVILIEQNQYLSYGGCGIPFFISGDISDIQALMSTSFHMVRDEQFFRDAKGVEVRSQTRALSINPLQQSVRIQNRLTGIEEDIPYDNLVLATGAIPNRPDIPGITLQGVTTISNPAEALVVKESLSRGKVGHCVIIGAGPIGLEMAQAVSDLWGVETTVLEIKDQILPGLLDLDLARMVSKDLEDHGVNLLLGEKVVRLEGDDQGEVKKVITQNRELPADLVILAVGVRPNTALAHQAGLLIGPSGGIAVNEFLQTSDHQIYAGGDCIEVPHLITRQPCFYPSGSLANRQGRVIGTNIAGGRETFPGVIGSFAVKVFDFSAGRCGLTTAAARQAGFDAEEALVIQADRAHFYPGQELMALKLVADRKSRRVLGLSGVGRNGDALMARLNAVAGALPYQMTIEDLANLEIPYSPPFAAAMDILNAVANTLKNTLEGKNRPLPVENFPDLLAGRQEKDVLFLDVRGPRNARPYIEKLGPHWINIPQETLSRRLHEIPKAENLVLICNSGVRSYEAQILLDQEGIKNTRNLAGGLAAIKWAGLNPLEEEEEK; this is translated from the coding sequence ATGGCTAAACAAATTGTTATTATCGGTGCCGTGGCTTTGGGGCCAAAGGTAGCCTGCCGGGCCCATCGGATGGATCCCACAGCCCGGGTGATACTCATAGAACAAAACCAGTATCTTTCTTACGGGGGCTGCGGCATCCCCTTTTTTATTTCAGGAGACATCAGCGACATCCAGGCCCTCATGTCCACCTCTTTTCACATGGTTCGTGATGAACAATTCTTCAGGGACGCCAAAGGGGTCGAGGTCCGCAGCCAAACCCGGGCCTTATCGATCAACCCTTTGCAGCAATCGGTCCGGATTCAAAATCGCCTGACTGGTATTGAAGAAGATATCCCCTACGATAACCTGGTCCTGGCTACAGGGGCCATTCCGAACAGGCCGGACATACCGGGAATAACCCTGCAAGGGGTTACAACCATCTCTAATCCCGCTGAAGCTTTAGTGGTTAAGGAATCCCTCAGTCGGGGGAAGGTCGGCCATTGCGTTATTATCGGGGCCGGCCCCATTGGACTGGAGATGGCCCAGGCCGTATCCGACCTCTGGGGAGTGGAAACTACTGTCCTGGAGATAAAGGATCAAATTCTTCCCGGTCTCCTGGACCTTGATTTGGCCCGGATGGTCTCGAAGGACCTTGAGGATCATGGGGTTAACCTTCTGCTGGGAGAAAAGGTGGTTCGCCTGGAGGGAGATGATCAAGGGGAGGTTAAAAAGGTGATTACCCAAAACCGGGAACTTCCGGCCGACCTGGTAATCCTGGCCGTGGGGGTCCGGCCCAATACGGCCCTGGCTCATCAGGCCGGCCTGCTCATTGGCCCTTCGGGGGGAATCGCCGTTAATGAATTCCTCCAGACTTCGGATCATCAGATTTATGCCGGCGGGGATTGTATCGAGGTCCCCCACCTGATAACCCGGCAGCCCTGCTTCTATCCCTCCGGCTCCCTGGCCAATCGGCAGGGGCGGGTCATCGGGACCAATATAGCCGGTGGGCGGGAAACCTTCCCCGGGGTTATCGGGAGTTTTGCCGTCAAAGTATTCGACTTCTCGGCCGGCAGGTGCGGTCTGACGACTGCAGCCGCCAGGCAGGCGGGATTTGATGCCGAAGAGGCCCTGGTCATCCAGGCCGACCGGGCCCATTTTTATCCGGGCCAGGAATTGATGGCCCTGAAGCTGGTTGCCGATCGGAAAAGCCGGAGGGTCCTGGGTTTGTCCGGGGTGGGGCGGAACGGGGACGCCCTGATGGCCCGTCTCAATGCCGTAGCCGGGGCCTTGCCTTATCAAATGACCATCGAAGACCTGGCCAACCTGGAGATACCCTATTCCCCGCCTTTTGCCGCTGCTATGGATATCCTGAATGCCGTAGCCAATACCCTTAAGAACACCCTGGAAGGGAAAAACCGCCCTTTACCGGTGGAAAATTTTCCGGATCTCCTGGCAGGACGACAAGAAAAGGATGTCCTGTTTCTGGATGTGCGGGGACCGCGAAATGCCCGGCCATATATTGAAAAGCTTGGCCCCCATTGGATTAATATCCCGCAGGAAACCCTCTCCCGGCGCCTTCATGAAATACCCAAGGCCGAAAATCTGGTGCTGATTTGCAACTCGGGGGTGCGCTCCTATGAAGCCCAGATCCTCCTGGACCAGGAAGGGATCAAAAACACCCGGAATCTGGCCGGAGGTCTGGCGGCCATCAAATGGGCCGGACTCAATCCCCTTGAAGAAGAGGAAGAAAAATAA
- a CDS encoding adenine deaminase: MSVSNLKPSRIKTLIQVARGEKKATTVIKDFSLVNVYSREIQKDLSLALFQDRIAYIGPEPQELIGPQTQVISGQGGYLLPGFIDGHTHLDNIFTCRSFAPYALMTGNTTIVTEMAMVGNVFGRKGVDLFMQEAAGLSLKIFFTAPSLTPPFPELETSLGMTPREFAGLLNKPEVLGIGEAYWPRVLGLDSRTLSGYSQAHHLNKTREGHAAGARGKNLVAYVAAGATSCHESTDAEEAVERLRLGMSVMVREGFVRSELKAVAPIARMGLDLSRLMLVSDLFHPAQLLKKKGMNDLLAQAVAFGFDPVTAVQTVTRNVADYFGLKDLGGIAPGKIADLVLVDNLKDFNCLKVWTDGQLVWDQGNYLKGSPPFSYPPEAYDSFSISRVEPEIFHIPSSEAEATVRTIKAVNHTITKEGTVRLKMNKGALQADPDQDVLKAAVFQRRDTIPRPSLGFCQGIGLKKGALATSLNWDTNNILVIGVTDQEMALAVNRLLELKGGLVVCRGERILAEMPMPVMGLISEEPLPVLTRQIEEIDQAVRSLGSTLENPFLLLQTFCFTGLPFIRLTDKGLADIRKKKLVEMFLEDA, from the coding sequence ATGTCCGTCTCCAATTTAAAGCCTTCAAGAATTAAAACCTTGATCCAGGTGGCCCGGGGTGAAAAAAAAGCCACAACCGTCATAAAGGATTTTTCCCTGGTCAATGTTTATTCCCGGGAAATTCAAAAAGACCTGTCCCTCGCATTATTTCAGGACCGGATTGCTTATATCGGCCCGGAACCGCAAGAGTTGATTGGCCCTCAAACCCAGGTCATCAGCGGTCAGGGGGGCTATCTGTTGCCCGGATTCATAGACGGCCATACCCATCTGGACAATATCTTCACCTGCCGCTCCTTTGCCCCCTATGCCTTAATGACCGGCAATACCACAATCGTTACCGAAATGGCCATGGTCGGTAATGTTTTCGGAAGAAAAGGGGTCGATCTCTTTATGCAGGAAGCCGCAGGCCTCTCTTTAAAGATCTTTTTTACGGCCCCGTCCCTGACACCGCCCTTTCCTGAATTGGAAACCAGCCTGGGCATGACCCCCAGGGAATTTGCCGGGCTTCTGAACAAACCGGAGGTCCTGGGAATCGGAGAGGCCTATTGGCCGAGGGTCTTGGGCCTGGATTCCCGTACCTTGTCCGGTTATTCCCAGGCCCATCATTTGAACAAGACACGGGAAGGCCATGCCGCCGGGGCCAGGGGGAAAAATTTGGTGGCCTATGTTGCCGCCGGGGCCACCTCCTGCCATGAATCGACTGATGCCGAAGAGGCGGTTGAGCGGCTCCGGCTGGGCATGTCGGTCATGGTTCGTGAGGGCTTCGTGCGATCCGAACTTAAAGCGGTTGCCCCCATAGCCCGGATGGGCCTTGACCTGAGCCGGCTTATGCTGGTCTCCGACCTGTTCCATCCGGCCCAGCTCCTTAAAAAAAAGGGGATGAATGATTTACTGGCCCAGGCCGTTGCCTTTGGTTTCGATCCGGTAACCGCCGTTCAAACCGTAACCCGGAATGTGGCCGATTATTTCGGGCTGAAAGATCTGGGCGGAATTGCCCCGGGGAAGATAGCCGACCTGGTCCTGGTGGACAATTTAAAAGATTTTAACTGCCTGAAGGTCTGGACCGATGGGCAACTGGTCTGGGATCAGGGGAATTATTTAAAGGGTTCCCCTCCTTTTTCTTATCCTCCTGAGGCCTATGATTCCTTTTCAATCTCCAGGGTTGAGCCGGAAATTTTTCATATTCCTTCTTCCGAGGCTGAAGCCACGGTTCGAACAATCAAAGCCGTCAACCATACCATTACCAAAGAAGGAACGGTCCGGCTCAAGATGAATAAAGGGGCATTGCAAGCCGATCCCGATCAGGATGTTTTGAAAGCAGCCGTCTTTCAACGAAGAGATACGATTCCCCGCCCATCCCTGGGTTTTTGTCAGGGAATAGGACTGAAAAAAGGGGCCCTCGCTACCAGCCTGAATTGGGATACCAACAACATCCTGGTCATCGGGGTTACTGATCAGGAGATGGCCCTGGCGGTTAATCGTCTTCTGGAATTAAAAGGAGGCTTGGTGGTCTGCCGGGGCGAACGTATCCTGGCCGAAATGCCCATGCCCGTCATGGGTCTGATCTCCGAAGAGCCCCTGCCGGTATTGACCCGGCAGATAGAAGAAATAGATCAGGCCGTCCGATCCCTGGGCTCGACCCTGGAAAACCCCTTTCTCCTCTTGCAGACCTTTTGTTTTACCGGTTTGCCCTTTATTCGTTTGACGGACAAGGGCCTGGCGGATATACGGAAGAAGAAGTTGGTGGAAATGTTTTTGGAAGATGCTTAA
- a CDS encoding C_GCAxxG_C_C family protein, with protein sequence MIGEEERDVAMRAMAGLTGGCYRGDFCGALAGAVQVIGCLFAAANKDEMEDARLTPTIKMLYDRLKKIAEETYGDTSCRTISRCDWYDPEDVKARRIDGRRDECTRFVGKTAKVLGEVLLEVVGEEELKILQGE encoded by the coding sequence ATGATTGGAGAAGAAGAAAGGGATGTGGCGATGCGGGCCATGGCCGGGTTGACCGGAGGCTGTTACCGGGGTGATTTTTGTGGGGCCCTGGCCGGGGCCGTGCAGGTCATCGGTTGTCTCTTTGCCGCTGCAAACAAGGATGAAATGGAAGATGCCCGGTTGACCCCGACCATAAAAATGCTTTATGACCGGTTAAAAAAAATAGCCGAGGAAACTTATGGGGATACCAGTTGCCGGACTATTTCCCGATGCGACTGGTATGATCCGGAGGATGTTAAAGCCCGCAGAATAGACGGACGGCGGGATGAATGTACCCGATTTGTCGGGAAAACAGCCAAGGTCTTGGGCGAGGTGCTTCTGGAAGTGGTGGGGGAGGAGGAGCTGAAGATATTGCAGGGGGAATAA
- a CDS encoding radical SAM protein, with amino-acid sequence MEKLDFEQGPIRPPSEARSLLIRITRNCSWNQCLFCPVYKGTRFSRRSVEEIKEDIRTITRIMEELKALSFRLGGNGKVDDSVITQVFHQPNYSHAYRNVAAWMYYQEFTVFLQDANNLVLPAEELIEVLTFLRKEIPQISRITSYARARTVSRKTVEELTGIRKAGLDRIHIGLESGSDAILQWMKKGVTAAEQIEAGKKCKEAGISLSEYWMPGLGGKALSEEHALETARVLNAINPDYIRIRSLRVPERIPLYQLVAEGTFQPLTDDEMVEEIRLMIDHLEGITSTITSDHIMNLLEDISGTLPQDKGRMLAGLDAYLHLSAEERLIYRFGRRGGAYRSVRDMKDLVLKRKIEKAIEEVLTTHPEGIEPFLEELVNQYI; translated from the coding sequence ATGGAGAAATTGGATTTTGAGCAGGGCCCCATCCGACCACCGAGCGAGGCCCGGAGTTTATTGATACGGATAACAAGGAATTGTTCCTGGAATCAATGCCTTTTTTGTCCGGTTTACAAGGGGACCCGGTTTTCCCGGCGTAGTGTTGAAGAAATCAAGGAAGATATCCGAACCATCACCAGAATCATGGAGGAGTTAAAGGCCCTTTCCTTCCGGTTGGGTGGCAACGGAAAGGTTGATGACAGCGTTATCACCCAGGTGTTTCATCAACCGAATTATTCCCATGCCTATCGAAATGTGGCGGCCTGGATGTATTACCAGGAATTTACGGTTTTTCTCCAGGACGCCAATAATCTGGTCCTGCCGGCCGAAGAATTGATCGAGGTCCTGACCTTTTTACGGAAGGAGATCCCCCAGATCTCCAGGATCACTTCTTATGCCCGGGCCAGGACCGTCAGCCGGAAAACGGTCGAAGAGTTGACCGGGATAAGAAAGGCCGGTCTGGACCGCATCCATATCGGGTTGGAAAGCGGCTCGGATGCTATTTTGCAATGGATGAAAAAAGGGGTTACAGCGGCTGAACAGATCGAGGCCGGAAAAAAATGCAAAGAAGCGGGTATTTCTCTTTCTGAATACTGGATGCCCGGTCTGGGAGGGAAGGCCCTCAGTGAGGAACATGCTCTGGAAACGGCCAGGGTCTTGAATGCCATTAATCCCGATTATATCCGGATACGTTCCTTAAGGGTTCCCGAAAGAATCCCCCTTTATCAATTAGTAGCTGAAGGAACCTTTCAACCCTTGACCGATGATGAAATGGTTGAGGAGATCAGACTGATGATCGACCATTTGGAGGGGATAACCAGCACCATCACATCCGATCACATTATGAACCTGCTGGAAGATATTTCGGGCACCCTTCCGCAGGACAAAGGGAGGATGCTGGCAGGATTGGATGCCTATTTGCATCTTTCGGCAGAAGAACGTTTGATCTATCGTTTCGGGCGCCGCGGCGGGGCCTACCGGTCGGTCCGGGACATGAAAGACCTGGTTTTGAAACGGAAGATCGAAAAGGCCATTGAGGAAGTGCTAACCACCCATCCCGAAGGCATTGAACCTTTTTTGGAAGAACTGGTTAATCAGTATATTTAG